TCGATTCCACGAGGGTAGCGACGATCGAGCCGACTTTCAAAGTCAAACCCGCTACCTTCCAGGCGCCCGATCGTCCAGGGGCCCGTGTTTGTCAGGCGCTCATAGAGCGAGGCCTGCTTGGAACCCGATCCGTCACAGCCGACGAGCAGGAGTCCTCCGGCGCAGAGAAGCGCTCCGGCAATTCCGAAAAGCGCTGGGCGAGAGGGGCTCAGTGGCGTCACACCTTAATCTCCACGTCTACGCCACTGGGCAGCTCGAGCTGCATGAGCGAATCCACCGTGTCGCTGCTTGACGAAAGGATATCGATGAGACGCTTGTGGTGGCGCCGCTCAAACTGTTCGCGGCTCCTCTTGTCCACGTGCGGCCCTCGCAGAACGGTGTAGATCTTCTTTTCGGTTGGCAGTGGCACTGGACCACTCACAACCGCACCGGTCGACTTGACCGTGCGGATGATTTTCTCCGCACTCTTGTCGATCAGCGTGTGATCGTACGACTTGAGCTTGATCCGTATGTCCTGCTGCGCAGCCATGTGTCCGTATCGGTTTTCGAATGCAGAGTGTTGGCGAACAGGAGGCAGACGCTCTCGCCGACCTCCTGAAGCCGCAAGAATCTTAGTCCAGGATATCGGTCACCACGCCGGCGCCGACCGTGTGCCCGCCCTCCCGAATCGCAAACCGAAGCCCCTCCTCCAGGGCCACCGGCTCAATCAAGCTCCCCTCAAACGTCGCGTTGTC
This is a stretch of genomic DNA from Salinibacter grassmerensis. It encodes these proteins:
- the rpsJ gene encoding 30S ribosomal protein S10, whose product is MAAQQDIRIKLKSYDHTLIDKSAEKIIRTVKSTGAVVSGPVPLPTEKKIYTVLRGPHVDKRSREQFERRHHKRLIDILSSSSDTVDSLMQLELPSGVDVEIKV